In Topomyia yanbarensis strain Yona2022 chromosome 2, ASM3024719v1, whole genome shotgun sequence, one DNA window encodes the following:
- the LOC131685956 gene encoding uncharacterized protein LOC131685956, whose amino-acid sequence MARPLNMPQTGIYGQLPSQQASNMMAQQQLLLQHRDVEYFYVYVAESDYFNVGYWIALEPDKTLSLENLRGYYSTCFGIKYKFVNAKNKVETKYIRYHNGYFRFPAGLDMNNTRFVAYYYNDVDDVNAFMEMAEASDNVAGMVPTLELRNPPVPENNDSTFLGRTVNNFDMANVLQRGAQSTPKVVPAKATLLENVSSTSDVILNEKTIEVISVRDSDSLLQRPPPPPGPPHNHATTPKTVVDVADKPKPSVSGIKAKLGPSVSSTSDLGNTKGVKRDPGIKHARITIDDSSGFRRENRSVMVRVDATPVNRNMLNRYQRTREQPQDVNEKTPLKITLKRRGRHIQRDAKILKIEDEKGRTTALLTKRKWAGTAAATETHKRRFETDDGLNAERYDKRRKYEAQSQQLYHQPAIFEHYRRQTETLNILLVGFRTNPPIIGETRSYFAEFGEVLNLQLYTMPNRQNATEYYALMKIRTREAVSLFADRHLYNGTAIYAIRLDGNRVPARVNCKICSYQGLNVAYLNYHMEGQFHQIQLQKRLDSYTGYMGDPYRDSYYRITAEILYVQLPNDAVQEMVPGIVGMAHYPSSNQHTERGRYF is encoded by the exons ATGGCCCGTCCGTTGAATATGCCTCAGACCGGTATATACGGGCAGTTACCATCCCAACAAGCAAGCAACATGATGGCCCAGCAACAGTTGCTATTACAGCATCGGGATGTGGAATACTTTTACGTTTACGTGGCCGAATCGGATTACTTCAACGTGGGATACTGGATCGCGTTGGAACCGGATAAGACCCTTAGTTTGGAAAACCTACGTGGCTACTACTCGACTTGCTTCGGTATCAAGTACAAGTTTGTTAACGCCAAAAATAAAGTAGAAACTAAGTACATCCGGTATCACAACGGATATTTTCGGTTCCCAGCAGGGCTAGATATGAACAATACGCGCTTTGTGGCTTACTATTACAACGATGTAGATGATGTAAACGCATTCATGGAAATGGCAGAGGCAAGCGACAACGTAGCAGGAATGGTACCAACTTTAGAACTCCGGAACCCACCAGTACCCGAGAACAATGATTCGACTTTCCTAGGTCGAACGGTGAACAATTTCGACATGGCAAATGTGTTGCAACGAGGAGCCCAGAGTACTCCGAAAGTGGTACCGGCAAAGGCGACGTTGTTGGAAAATGTTTCCTCAACGTCGGACGTTATTCTTAATGAAAAAACAATTGAAGTAATTTCGGTGCGTGACTCAGATTCGCTTTTACAACGACCACCACCTCCCCCAGGACCACCGCATAATCATGCTACTACTCCAAAAACGGTAGTAGATGTAGCAGATAAGCCCAAACCCAGCGTATCCGGTATAAAAGCTAAACTGGGACCAAGCGTTTCATCAACTTCGGATTTGGGAAACACTAAAGGAGTGAAACGTGACCCAGGAATAAAACACGCACGTATAACCATAGATGATTCAAGTGGGTTCCGACGGGAGAACAGATCGGTTATGGTCAGGGTGGATGCTACTCCCGTAAATAGGAACATGTTAAATCGGTACCAAAGAACACGCGAACAGCCTCAAGACGTTAACGAAAAGACGCCTTTGAAAATAACACTGAAAAGGCGGGGTCGTCATATACAACGCGACGCAAAGATTTTGAAAATCGAGGATGAAAAAGGACGCACGACTGCGTTACTTACGAAGCGTAAATGGGCTGGGACAGCTGCAGCCACTGAGACTCACAAACGCAGGTTTGAAACAGATGATGGCCTTAATGCCGAACGATACGATAAACGACGTAAGTATGAGGCACAGTCACAGCAGTTATATCATCAACCGGCAATTTTTGAACATTATCGTCGCCAAACGGAAACGCTGAACATTCTGTTGGTTGGATTTAGAACGAATCCTCCCATCATTGGCGAAACTCGGTCGTATTTCGCCGAATTCGGTGAGGTGTTGAACCTGCAGCTATACACCATGCCAAATCGGCAAAATGCTACCGAGTACTATGCATTGATGAAAATTCGCACCAGAGAAGCCGTGTCACTATTTGCCGACAGGCACCTGTACAACGGAACAGCTATCTACGCCATCCGGTTGGATGGTAACCGTGTACCGGCACGGGTCAATTGCAAAATTTGTAGCTACCAGGGGCTGAACGTTGCTTATTTAAACTATCACATGGAGGGTCAGTTCCATCAGATTCAGCTGCAAAAGCGGCTGGATTCGTATACGGGATACATGGGTGATCCATATCGTGATAGTTACTATCGAATCACGGCCGAAATACTGTACGTGCAGCTTCCAA ATGATGCCGTTCAGGAGATGGTTCCCGGTATAGTTGGGATGGCACATTACCCATCATCCAATCAGCACACCGAGAGGGGACGttatttttaa